Part of the Solwaraspora sp. WMMA2065 genome is shown below.
CACCGACGCGCCGGTGGCCAGACCGTCCAGACCGTCGGTCAGGTTGACGCCGTTGGTCGTGGCCATCACCACCAGGATGAAGATGACCACCGACGCGGCCTTACCGACGTCGAGGGCGTCGATGTCGCGGATGAACGACAGCGTGGTGCTGCCGACCGTCTCGGTGTTGGTCGCGTCGCCGGTGGAGTCCACCATCGTGCTCGGGAAGTACAGCGCGATCACCCCGAACACCGCGCCGACCAGGATCTGACCGAGTAGCTTGCCCCGTTTGTTCAGCCCGGCGCTGTTGCGCTTGCGGACCTTGAGGAAGTCGTCGACGAAGCCGACCGCCCCGGAGAAGACCAGCAGGCCGAGCAGGACGAGCGCGGTGATGGTCGGTCCGACCTGGGCGATCTGCTGGGCCGGCAGGGTGGTCAGGGCGAGGTGACCGGCGACATACGCGATCACCGTCGCCACGATGAAGACCACGCCGCCCATCGTCGGCGTGCCCTTCTTGCCCTGGTGCATGACCGGGCCCTCGGCCCGGATCGGCTGGCCGGCCTTGAGCCGCGTGAAGACCTTGATCGCCACCGGGGTGCCGAACAGCGACACCAGGAAGGCCACGGCCGCCGCGACGATGACCGCTCTCACGCCGTCGCCTCCCCTGCCCCGGTGACCGGCGTACCCTCGGCGGCCGATCCGTCGCGCAGCGCGTCGGCGACCTCCCAGGTGCGGTACCGCGAGCCCTTCACCAGCACCACGTCCCCGTCGGTGAGCTCCCGCCGGAGCAGGTCGATCGCCGCCTGTTGATCGGTGACCAGCACCGACTCCCCTTCCCACGTCGCAACCGCCGCCGCCGCCTGCCGGATCGGCGCGGCCTGTTCACCCACCACCAGCACCCGGTGCACGCCGAGCTCGGCGGCCAACCTGCCGACCTCGGCGTGCCCCTGCTCCTCGTACTCGCCGAGCTCGGCCATGTAACCAAGCACCGCGAAGGTCCGTCGCCCCGAGCCGAGATCGACCAACGCCCGCAACGCCGCCGCTGCGGAGGCGGGGTTGGCGTTGTAGGAATCGTCGATCACGGTGATCCCGTCCGTCCGGTCGATCACGTCCATCCGACGGGTCGAGACCAGCCGGAGCCGGCCTAGCCCGGCCGCCAGCTCCGCCGGGTCGGTCAGCCCCAGCTCGATCGCCACGGCCGCGGCGAGCAGGCTGTTACCGACCTGATGCCGGCCGCTGACCGCGAGCCGTACCGGCGCCGACCCGGCCGGGGTGACCAGCTGGTACGCGGCACGTCCCCGGGCGTCCACTGCGACCTTCTCGGCACGCACCGTCGCCGCGGGATCCTCCCCGGCCAGCACCACCCGCCCAGCGGTGCGGTCAGCCATCCGCCGCACCCGGGGGTCGTCGGCGTTGAGCACCGCGACGCCGTCGGCCGGCAACGCCTCGACCAGTTCGCCCTTGGCGGTGGCGATGGCGTCGACCGAACCGAACTCCCCGATGTGCGCGACCCCGACATTGATCACCACACCGATCCGGGGCGGCGCGATCTCGCACAGATGCCGAATGTGGCCGATTCCCCGGGCACCCATCTCCAGCACCAGAAACCGGGTCTCGACGTCGGCCTGCAGCACGGTGTACGGCTGACCGAGCTCGTTGTTGAACGAGCCGGCCGGCGCCACCGTCGGGCCGAGCCCGGCGGCAAGCTGCGCGATCAGGTCCTTGGTCGTGGTTTTACCGGACGATCCGGTCAGGCCGATCACGGTCAGCTGGGGCAGCCGGTCCAGGACCGTCCGGGCCAACCGGGCCATCGCGTCGAGCGGGTCGTCGACGAGCACCATCGGCACCGGGGCGGCACCGCCGGCGGTGGCGACCGGGCGGGTGCCGAGCACCGCGACGGCTCCGGCGGCGAGCGCCGCGCCGGCGAAGTCGTGCCCGTCGACCCGCTCGCCGGCGAAGGCGACGAACAACCCGCCGGGCCCGATCTTGCGGGAGTCGAACTCCACCCCGCCGGTGACCCGGCTGGCCGGGTCGGCGTCCCGCAGCCGCCCACCGACCGCCTCGGCCACCTCGGCCAGCGTCATCGTGATCATGCCTGCCTCACCAGTGCCGGGAACCGGGCGGTCAGCGACGCCGCGAGCTCCACCCGGTCGTCGAACGGCTGCACGTCGCCGTCGATCTCCTGTCCCTGCTCGTGGCCCTTGCCGAGCAGCGCGACCACGTCGGTGGGCCCGGCCAGCCGGACCGCCTCGTCGATCGCCGCCCGCCGGCCGGCGACCTCCACCACCTCGGCACCGGCGACGCCGTCGGCCCCGTGGCGTACCTCGGCCCGGATCGCCGCCGGATCCTCGGTCCGCGGGTTGTCGTCGGTGACGATCACCAGATCGGCACCGCGGGCGGCGGCGGCGCCCATCGTCGGACGTTTGCCCCGGTCCCGGTCGCCACCGGCCCCGATCACGCAGATCAGCCGGCCCCGCCGCGAGTCGGCCAGGCCGCGCAGCGCGGTCAGCACGGCGACGATAGCGTCCGGTTTGTGCGCGTAGTCCACCACGCCGAGCACCGGCCCAGGAGCGGCGACCTGTTCCAGCCGGCCCGGTACGCCGGGACAGTCGGCCACTGCAGCGACGGCCGTTGCCGGGTCGACGCCGAGCGCGACCAGGGTCGCGATGGCCAGCAGCGCGTTCGCCACGTTGTGCCGCCCCGGCAGTCCGACGGCGGCCTCGAGGCAGATCCCGTCCGGGCCCAGGGCGATGAAGTGTTGCCGGTAGCCGTCGTCGCTGACCGCCGCGGCCCGCCAGGTGGCGGCGGCGTCCCCGGCGGCCGAATAGGTGACCGTGTGCGGACGACGCAGCGGCTCCAGGGCCGGGTCGTCGTGGTTGAGCACCTCGACCGCGCAGCGGCCGTCGAAGAGCCGGGCCTTGGCGGCGAAGTAGTCGGCGGCGTCGGCGTGGAAGTCGAGGTGGTCCGACCCGAAGTTGGTGTAACCGCCGACCGCGAACCGCACGCCACCGACCCGGTCCAGCGCCAACGCGTGGCTCGACACCTCCATGACCACGCTGGCTACGCCATGCTCACGGGCCACGGCCAGCATCGCGTGCAGGTCGGTCGCCTCGGGCGTGGTCCGTACGCTGGGCACGATCAGGTCGCCGAGGCGGGTCTCGACCGTGCCGATCAGCCCGGTCGACTGGCCGGCGGCCCGCAGCCCCGACTCGACCAGGTACGCGGTGGAGGTCTTGCCGGCGGTACCGGTCAACCCGACCATGGCCAGGTCCCGAGTCGGCTCGCCGTAGACCACCGCTGCAACCCGGCCCAGCACGGCCCTCGGCTCGGGAACCACCAGGGCGGGTAGCCCGGCTTCGGCAGCCGCCGGGGCGCCGGCCGGATCGGTGAGCACGGCCACCGCGCCGCGGGCACCGGCGTCGGCGACGAACTCGGCGCCGTGCCGGCGGGCTCCGGGCAGCGCGGCGTACAGGTCACCGGGCCGGACATCGCCGCTGGCGTGGGTGATTCCGCTGATCAGCGGGGCTGCGGCGGTCGGTGGCGGCACCGCCAGCGACGCGGCGAGCTCCGCGAACGGAATCGGACGATTGGTGCGGGGTCGTGGATTGCCGGGCACGGCGCTAGACCCTACCCGGTCCGCGGTCCGGGGCCGCGCAGCGGCGTACCGGTCGCTCCGCATCGCGCAGCGTTTCGTCCGTACGGGTGAGTCCCGCACGTCGCCGGGGCACGGACAGTCACGGGTGCACCACGAACTCGGGTGGCTCGGTGCCGCTCGGCGGGACCCGGTAGTGCAGCAGAGTGAAGCGCATCATGTCGCGAAACGCCGGGGCGGCGACGTCCCCGCAGCCACCACCGGGGGTGTGCGACACCACGGCGATCACGTAGCGCGGGTCGTCGGCCGGCGCCATGCCGATGAACGACGTCACCTCGCCGGGCGCGACGGAGCCGTTGACGATCCGCCGACCGGTGCCGGTCTTGCCGGCCACCCGGTAGCCGGGGACCGCCGCCGCGGTGCCGGTGGCACCGGGGATTGTGGTGACACCTTCCATGATCGCTCGCAGCGCGGCGGCGTTGTCGGCGCCGAGCACCCGGCGGGCGGTCGGCGCCTCGGTCGGGGTGCGCTGTCCGTGCTCGTCGACGATCTCCCGGACCAGTCGGGGCGGTACGTAGACGCCGTCGTTGGCGATCGCCGCGTACGCGGCGGCCATCTGCAGCGGGGTGGCGTCGACGCTGTGTCCGAGCGGCACCGACCCGTACGACGAGGCGCTCCACTCGTCCAGCGGCAGCACCCGGCCGCTGGCCTCGCCGGGCAGTCCGACCCCGGTCGGGCTACCCAGACCGAACGCCTGCTGGTACGCGTGCAGCCGCTCCGGCCCGAGCTGGTCGGCGATCTTGATCGTGCCGACGTTCGACGAGTAGGCCAGCATGCCGGCCAGGCTGGTCGCGACACCCGCCTCGATCGGGCGAGTGTCCCGGAAGGTGGTGTCGCCCTTGCGGATCGTCGGCCCGAGGTCGAGTGTGGTGTCGGGCCCGATCAGCCCTTCCTCCAGGGCAGCGGCGAGCACCAGCGGCTTGTGCACCGAGCCGGGTTCGGCGGTGAAGGTGGTGGCGATGTCCTGCCGGTCGGACGGGTCGCTGGACCACGCGTCGGCGGCGTTGTAGGTGGGCTCGCTGGCCTGGGCGAGCACCTCCCCGGTATGCGGGTCCAGTACCACCGCGGCGGCCACGCTGACGGTGCACTGCTCCAGCGTCGCGCTGAGGATGCGTTGCACCTCGTACTGCAGGTCCCGGTCGATGGTGAGCACCAGCGAACTGCCGGGCTGCGGCTCGGTCTCCTGCCGGTAGCCGCCGGGAATCTCGGCCAATCGCAGGTCACGGTTGCCCTGCTCGGCGATCCGCTGCCCGTTCACCCCGCGCAGCACCTCGTCGTAGCGCGCCTCGAGGCCTTCCAGCCCGTTCATGTCCAGGCCGACGAAGCCGAGCAGGTTCGCGGCCAGGTCGTTGCCGGGCACCTCGCGCCGTTCGTCGTAGTCCACCCCGATACCTGCCAGCTCAAGGTCCATCACCTGGTCGGCGAGTTCGACGTCCACCCCACGGGCCAGGAACTCGAACCGCGACTCCTGCCCGTCCTCGCGGGTCTGCGGCACCAGCCGGTCCAGCAGCGTGGAGCGGGGGATGCCGAGCAGCGGTGACAGCGCCTCCGCCGTCGCCTGCGGATCCTCGACCAGACCCGGGTCGGAGTAGACGAACCGGGCGGCGACGCTGTGCGCCAGCACCGCGCCGGTGCGGTCGTAGATGCTGCCCCGGGGGGCGGGCACGACGACCGGCGAGCCGACCCGGTCCCAGACGCCGCCGTCGGCGTACGCCGGGGCGTCGACGACCTGCAGCACGATCAGCCGGATCCCGATCACCACGAACATGGTCAGGGTGAGAAAGGTGCCCAGCCGCAGCCGGCGCCGGGGATCGGCCAGCCGGGGCAGGGTGGCGGGCCGCCGTGGGCGGCCCCGGGTGCCCTGTCGGGCCGGGCCCGGGGCACGCCGGGCGGAGCCGGACGACGCCTGCCGGGACCTGCCGGCCGACCCGGCACGGCCGGTGGTTGACCGGCGGCGGTCGGAGTCGGCTCCGCGCCGCGCTGCCCGGTCCGGGTCGGCTCCGCGCCGCGCTGCCCGGTCCGGGTCGGCGCCGCGCCGTGCCCTCCGGTCCGGGTCGACGTCGCGGCGCGGCGTGGTCCGGCGGTCAGGGTCGCGACGTGGTCCGGTACCCGGTCCGGTGCCCGGGTCGCCGGGGTCCGCCGGGCCGGTCCGGTCCGGCGGCCGACCGCTGGTGGCCCGACCCCCGTCGAGCACCTGCAGCGCGGGCCGGAACGGATCCCGGCTGCGTTCGGCGCGGCCGGTACGGCGTTGCTCGGCTGTCTCGCGCACCGTCCGACCCCGGGGGGTGTAGGCACGGGCGTCGGCGATCCCGCCGATCGGGCCGGGTTCACCGACGCCGCCGCGCCGGGATCCACGTGGATCCCGGCGCGGCGGATCGGAACGGTCAGCCACCCGGCCTACTCCCCTGCCCCCTGCTGCGAGCTGGTGATGGCCGGCTCACCGGTGGCCGGCTGCGGTACGCCGATGATCCGTCCGTCCGGCAGCCGGATGAACGCCGGCGGACCGGACTCGACCAGGCCGAGCTTGCGGGCCTGGGCGGCCAGGTTGTTCGGCGCCTCGTACTGCGCGATCTCCTTCTCCAGCTGCTGCTCCTGCAGATCCAGGTTCGACTGCTGCTGCTGCAGGGTGCCGATCCGCACCGCGTTCTCGTTGATCTTGGTGTTGACCAGCAGCACACCGAGCACCCCACCGACGACGACCACCAGGATCATCGCGATGAACGGTGCCCGGGGCACCGACACCGGTGCCGGCGGTGCGACCCGCAGTCGCGGCGGCGCCGGCTCCGCCGAGCTGTCCCAGACCCGGACCGAGTCCTGAGTCGTGGGCTGCTCCTGCAGCGCCGCGCTGCCCTGGGTCGCGTAGCCCCCTGACGGGTTGCTGCGCCGCGCCGCGGTCCGGCCCCCCGACCGCAGTGCGCCCACCCGGGCGCCGCGCTGACCGACCTGCCCCGAGCGGTCGCGCTTCTCGACGTTCATCTCCCCTCCCCCTACTCTTTCTCGTCACGACCCCGATCGTGACGTCTCCGCCGGCCGGCTACCCCGTCCGGTGTGGATGGCCCGGACGCCGCCGCGCCGGGCCGATGTGGTGCTGTCCCCGGGTGGGGCCGTTCGCGGGCGGCCCCACCCTTTCCCCGCCCGGCGGTGCCGGCACTGCGCACCGCCGCCTGTCCGATCTGCTTCGCCACCGGTCCGATCTGCTCCGCCGCCCGCAGCCGCACCGACGCCGCCCGCGGGTTGGCCGCGATCTCCGCCTCGCTGGCCTGCTCGGCACCCCGGCCGAGCAGCCGCAGCGTCGGGCCGGTGCCCGGCAGTTCGACCGGTAGCTCCAGCGGCGCGGTGCTGCGCGCCCGGCCAGCCAACGTCTGCTTGGTGATCCGGTCCTCCAGCGAGTGGTAGGACAGCACCACCATGCGTCCGCCGACGTGCAATGCGTCCAGCGCGGCCGGCAGCGCCCGGCGCAGCACCGCCAGCTCCTCGTTTACCTCGATGCGTAACGCCTGAAACGTTCTTTTCGCGGGGTTTCCCCCAGTTCTTCGGGTAGCCGCCGGCACGGCCGACTCGACCAGCTCGGCCAATCGCGTCGACGAGGTGATCGGCTGCCGCTGCCGCTCCCGCACGATCGCCGAGACGATCCGGCTGGCGAACCGCTCCTCGCCGTACTCCCGCAGCACCCGGACCAGGTCCCCCGGGGGGTACCCGTTGACGATCTCCGCGGCCGTGGTCCCCCGACCCTGGTCCATCCGCATGTCCAGGGCGACGTCCCGGGAATAGGCGAACCCGCGGTCGGGCGCGTCGAGCTGCAGCGAGGACACCCCCAGATCGAACAACACGCTGTCCACCCCGGACAGCTCGAGCTGGGCGAGGACCTCGGGCAACTCGTCGTAGACCGCGTGGACCAGATGGACCCGGTCGGCGAACCCGGCCAACCTCGCCCGGGCATGGGCCAGCGCCTCCCGGTCACGGTCCAGCCCTACCAGGGTGACCAGTGGGAACGCCGCCAGCACCGCATGGGCGTGACCACCCAGGCCGAGGGTCGCGTCGACATGCACGGTCGGCCGGTCACCGCGGTCCAGCGCGGGGGCGAGCAGCTCGAGACACCGCTCGAGCAGCACCGGTACGTGCGTACCGCGAAGCTCCCCCATGTCGACCCCCAGTGACCTGCCTGCCGTGTCGTGCCCGGTTGCTGCGTTGCCGCTCGTCGTACCGCCAGATCCCCATCCGCTCTACTCCCGCCCACCGTCCGCGCCGGGCCGGTGCTCGAAACACGCGCCTGGCGCCGGGGAAGTGGCGCCAGGTGCGGGAGCGGCTGGAGATCTCGCAGTACGTCGGACGACCGGTGCCGACCGGCGGCTCTCGCGTCAGCCACCGACACCCGACGAGACGCCGGGCGGTCGACCATCCGTTGCCCTACAGTCCGCCGGGCAGCACCCCCTCTTCGATGTCCGCGAAGTCGTCCTCGCTATCGGAGAGGTATGTCTCCCATGCCTGCTTGTCCCAGATCTCCACCCGGCTGCTCGCCCCGATCACCACGAGGTCGCGGCCGAGCCCGGCGTACTCCCGCAGATGCGCCGGGATCGTCACCCGGCCCTGCTTGTCGGGCACCTCGTCATGGGCACTGGCGAAGAAGACCCGGCTGTAGGCCCGCGCCGCCTTGTGCGTCATCGGTTGCTCGCGCAACTGCTCGGCGATCCGCTGGAACTCCGGCGTCGGGAACACGTACAGACAGCGTTCCTGCCCCTTGGTAATCACGACACCTCCCGCCAGCTCGTCCCGAAACTTGGCTGGAAGGATCAACCGGCCCTTTTCGTCCAGGCGTGGAGTATGGGTGCCGAGAAACACGGCCCAACCCCCCTTGCCCTTGTACGGCATTCGCGGTGCCGCATCCCCCGGGGCCGGCGGGCCCTCCCGGCCCCGCCATCGCGCCCCACTCTACTCCACTTCCCTCCACCTGCAACCGGAATCGCGACCGAAACACGCCCGATTCACCGACAAAACCGCACGTCAGCGGGGGTGGTGCCGAGTGGAGGAGGCGAGGGCCCGCCCTAGGTCCACTTTCCGACAGGCACAACCGATCCCAGGCACACATCGGGTGAAACGGGCCCCATTACAGCGCTACAACGGCTGTCCGCTCTCGATCGCGGGCTCGCCAGCGGGCAGACGGTGGAGGGAAGTGGAGATCCTGCGCCGGCTACCGCGCGAGGATCTCCAGAGCGGCCCGTACCGGATCACCGTTCCAACGGGAGGCTAAGGCATCGACCAACGTCCAGCCGGCCCGACGCAGCGCCCGCTGCCGCGCCAGATGCGCCTGTGGACCGTCCGGATGGACCCCGCAGATGAGGCCCACGGCCTGCGCGCCGACACCGAGACAGATGTCCACCGTCCAACGCCCTACCGGATAGTCGAACCGCACCGGCCCGTCGAGATCGGCCAGCCGGGCACCGAGCTGCCCGACCCAACCGCTGACCCCGACCGTGGCCACCGCGCCCCCGGACGGCACCGCAGGCGGGGGCCGGCGCGCGTACTGCAGGAACTGCCCCACCAGGCCGTCGGGTGCCGTCAGCGAGGTCACCACCACCAATTGCCGCCGCGCCCGGGTGATCAGGACGTTGAACAGGTGCGGATCGGCGAGGAAACGCAGCCGGGCCGGTGGATCGGCGGCGGTCACCGCGAACGACGCCACCACCGTCTCGGCCTCGCCGCCCTGGATCGCGTGTACGGTGCCGACCCGCAGCCCCAGCTCTTCGATCCGCTCTACCGGGAACTCCTTGACCAGCGCCGCCTCCAGCGCGTCAGCCTGAGCGCGAAACGGGGTGACGACGCTGATCTGCGACCGGCCGGAATCGGCGAGCTCCCGCACCACATCGACGGTGGCGGTCACCTCTGCCTGGTTGACCCCGTCCACGGTGGCCGCCGACACCACCTGCCGCACCGCGATGACGTCGATCGACTCGTTCGCCGGGTGGCGGGTCGCGACCGCGAACCGGTCGGCGTAGAACCGCCGGGCCGAAAACTCGATCAGCTGCGGTACGCAGCGGAAGTGCTCGTCGAGCCAGGTGACCGCCGCGCTGGCGGCAGCGAGGTCGAAGGCGCTGACCCGACGGACGTCGAGCCGGTCGTCCAGACCGTGGCGGTCCAGTGTGTCGGCCACGTCCACGTCCGCGACGAAGGAGACGAACCGCAGCTGCCGCGGGTCGCCGACCACCAGCGCCCGACGGGCCCGGGCCAGTGCCGGCGCTGCCCGGATCTGGTCGCTGTGCGAGGCCTCATCGAGGATGACCAGGTCGAACAGACCGGGCACCGGCGGCAACAGTTCGGCCACGTCGGTCACCGTGCCGATCCACAACGGCAATGCCCGGACCAGCGCCGGACCGTCCAAGGCGCTCAGCAGCTCCCGGCGCCGGTTGCGCCCGGCCCGCAACGCGCTGGCCAGCGCCCCCGCGTTGCGCCGGGCCGCCAAATCCCACCGCCGTTCGCTACCGGCGCGGTGGCGCATCGCGGTCCCGACGTGTTCGGCGAGTTCCCGGTCGGCCTGGTCGAGTCGGTCCCAGTGCACCGTCAGATCAGTTCCGCCTGCCACGGCGAGCCGGGCCCGGGCCGCCACCGCCCGGGCCGCGTCCACCGCCGCGGCCACCTGGTCCAGAGCACCGTCGGTGCTCCCCGCGAGGTCGGCGGCGACGCCGAGCCGACGCCGCAGCCAGCGACGGGCGGCCCACCGCCGCCACCGCGCCCGCCAGCTCCGGCCCGCGCCGCGCGCCAGCCGGACCTTGCGCGCGGCACCGGCGAGGTCCGTCCCGGGTGCGAACGCACCCGGCGCGCTCAGTGTCAACGCACCGAGCAGAGGCTCCCACGAGGTAGCGGCGGCGGCCAACTGCTCGGTCTCCAGTGCGAGCCGGATCAGTCCGGTCTCCCGGTCGACCCGGTCACGGGCCACCGCCACCGCCTCCTCGGCGGCGTACACCCTCGCCGCCGGCACACCCGCACCGGCACCAGCGGCGAGAGTAGCGGCGACCTCCGCCCTTCGTTCGGCGTCGCCGAACAGCACCGGCGTCGGCCCCCGGTAACGGGCCAGCAGATCAACCAGTACGTCGGCGGCGTGCGGCGACTGCGTCACCACCAGGACACTGCCGCCCCGGTCGACCGTGTCCAGGGCGGCGGCCACCACCGCATGGCTCTTGCCGTTGCCTGGCGGACCCGAGACGACGGTGAGTCGTTCCCGCCGGACCCGACGGACCACGTCCGACTGGGCGGCGGTCAGCGGCAACGGCGACTCGACCGCGGCAGCGTCGGCCCCGGTATCCGGCAACCCGGCCGCCACCGCTGTGCCGCTGCCGGTCGGCTGGTACACCTCGGCCAGGGCGGTGCCCGTCAGGTCCCAGCCGGCCCAGGCCCGGCACCGATTCCAGGTTCGCCGCCACGGCGCGATCCGTGACCAGGGAGGTCAGCTCCAACTCACCGGCCGACACCACCCGGTAACCACGCAGCGCACGCTCCAACCGGACCGGTTCGGACAGCAACGGCAGCCGGACCCGGCGACGGACCCCGTCCCGTTCGACGGTGCCGACGACCAGACCCAGGCCGCGTCGCAGGATCCGCTCGTCGCGGTGCAACAGGTCGACCGCGGCCAACCGGTCGGTGGCGGCGTCGCGCCGGTGCCGGTCCGGATCGGCGAGCCAGAGCAGCGGCTGGCCACCGCGGGTCACGTCCAACGCCCGCTCTGGTGCGGCGGGTGCCAGCTCGGCCAACGCCCGCAGCGCGGTAGCGACCATTGAGCTGCTCATCGGTCGTCGACCGTACCAACGCGTCCGTGCGGCGATCCACGCCCACCACGGTCCGGTAACCTCGCTCGCGTGACGGACGCGAAGATGCCCTTGCGGGCGAAGGTGGCAAGCTCGGTGTCCCGCACCGCTGCGGCGCTGTCGCGGGCCGCTGGGCGAGGTGACGGGTCGGTGATCGGCGGTTGGATCGGCCTCAAGATCGATCCGGAGCTGCTGGCGCATCTCGCCGCCGGGCGGTCCGTCGCGCTGGTCTCCGGCACCAACGGCAAGACCACCACCACCCGGCTCGCCGCGGCGGCGGTCGGCGTACTCGGCCGGGTCGCGACGAACTCGTACGGCGCGAACATGCCGACCGGGCACACCTCCGCGCTGGCCAAGGCGGGCACCACGCCGTACGCGGTGCTCGAAGTGGACGAGCACTACCTGGCTCAGGTGCTCGAGGCCACCAGTCCCCGGGTGGTCGCCCTGCTGAACCTCTCCCGCGACCAGCTGGACCGGGCCAAGGAGGTGGCCATGATGGCCCAGCTGTGGCAGGTGGCGCTGGCCGAGCATCCCGAGGTCAAGGTGGTGGCCAACGCCGACGACCCGATGGTGGTGTGGGCGGCCGCTACCGCCGGCTCGGTCTCCTGGTTCAGTGCCGGGCAGCGCTGGCACGACGACTCGTGGGTCTGCCCCGAGTGCGGTTCGGCGATCGAACGCTCCGACAACCAGTGGTGGTGTGCCGGCTGCCCGCTGCGCCGGCCCGAACCGGAGTGGGTGGTCGACGAGGACGGCGTCATCGACCCGACCGGCGCCTGGCACAAGGTGACGCTGCAACTGCCCGGCCAGGTCAACATCGGCAACGCGGCCACCGCGCTGGCGGTGGCCGCCGAGTTCGGCGTACGCCCGGTGGCCGCGGTGTCCCGGTTGGCGGTGGTCACCTCGGTGGCCGGCCGGTACGCGCAGGTGGTCCGCAACGGGCGGACCATCCGGCTGCTGCTGGCCAAGAACCCGGCCAGTTGGCTGGAAGCGTTCGACATGGCCGAACAGGCGCCGACGCTGCTGTCGATCAACGCCCGCGACCCCGACGGGTTGGACACCTCCTGGCTGTTCGACGTCGACTTCTCGCCGTTGCGCGGTCGCCAGGTGCTG
Proteins encoded:
- the murF gene encoding UDP-N-acetylmuramoyl-tripeptide--D-alanyl-D-alanine ligase, producing MITMTLAEVAEAVGGRLRDADPASRVTGGVEFDSRKIGPGGLFVAFAGERVDGHDFAGAALAAGAVAVLGTRPVATAGGAAPVPMVLVDDPLDAMARLARTVLDRLPQLTVIGLTGSSGKTTTKDLIAQLAAGLGPTVAPAGSFNNELGQPYTVLQADVETRFLVLEMGARGIGHIRHLCEIAPPRIGVVINVGVAHIGEFGSVDAIATAKGELVEALPADGVAVLNADDPRVRRMADRTAGRVVLAGEDPAATVRAEKVAVDARGRAAYQLVTPAGSAPVRLAVSGRHQVGNSLLAAAVAIELGLTDPAELAAGLGRLRLVSTRRMDVIDRTDGITVIDDSYNANPASAAAALRALVDLGSGRRTFAVLGYMAELGEYEEQGHAEVGRLAAELGVHRVLVVGEQAAPIRQAAAAVATWEGESVLVTDQQAAIDLLRRELTDGDVVLVKGSRYRTWEVADALRDGSAAEGTPVTGAGEATA
- a CDS encoding UDP-N-acetylmuramoyl-L-alanyl-D-glutamate--2,6-diaminopimelate ligase, translated to MRSDRYAAARPRTADRVGSSAVPGNPRPRTNRPIPFAELAASLAVPPPTAAAPLISGITHASGDVRPGDLYAALPGARRHGAEFVADAGARGAVAVLTDPAGAPAAAEAGLPALVVPEPRAVLGRVAAVVYGEPTRDLAMVGLTGTAGKTSTAYLVESGLRAAGQSTGLIGTVETRLGDLIVPSVRTTPEATDLHAMLAVAREHGVASVVMEVSSHALALDRVGGVRFAVGGYTNFGSDHLDFHADAADYFAAKARLFDGRCAVEVLNHDDPALEPLRRPHTVTYSAAGDAAATWRAAAVSDDGYRQHFIALGPDGICLEAAVGLPGRHNVANALLAIATLVALGVDPATAVAAVADCPGVPGRLEQVAAPGPVLGVVDYAHKPDAIVAVLTALRGLADSRRGRLICVIGAGGDRDRGKRPTMGAAAARGADLVIVTDDNPRTEDPAAIRAEVRHGADGVAGAEVVEVAGRRAAIDEAVRLAGPTDVVALLGKGHEQGQEIDGDVQPFDDRVELAASLTARFPALVRQA
- the mraY gene encoding phospho-N-acetylmuramoyl-pentapeptide-transferase, which encodes MRAVIVAAAVAFLVSLFGTPVAIKVFTRLKAGQPIRAEGPVMHQGKKGTPTMGGVVFIVATVIAYVAGHLALTTLPAQQIAQVGPTITALVLLGLLVFSGAVGFVDDFLKVRKRNSAGLNKRGKLLGQILVGAVFGVIALYFPSTMVDSTGDATNTETVGSTTLSFIRDIDALDVGKAASVVIFILVVMATTNGVNLTDGLDGLATGASVMVLATYALIAFWQYRHWCADPNYTAEYCYQVRDPLEIALIAGAAAGACVGFLWWNTSPARIFMGDTGALGLGGLIAGMAMATRTMLLLLIIGGLFVIITMSVVIQIISFRTTGKRVFRMSPLQHHFELAGWSEVNIVVRFWIIAGIGVAIGLGLFYSEFLAVMG
- a CDS encoding DEAD/DEAH box helicase is translated as MYQPTGSGTAVAAGLPDTGADAAAVESPLPLTAAQSDVVRRVRRERLTVVSGPPGNGKSHAVVAAALDTVDRGGSVLVVTQSPHAADVLVDLLARYRGPTPVLFGDAERRAEVAATLAAGAGAGVPAARVYAAEEAVAVARDRVDRETGLIRLALETEQLAAAATSWEPLLGALTLSAPGAFAPGTDLAGAARKVRLARGAGRSWRARWRRWAARRWLRRRLGVAADLAGSTDGALDQVAAAVDAARAVAARARLAVAGGTDLTVHWDRLDQADRELAEHVGTAMRHRAGSERRWDLAARRNAGALASALRAGRNRRRELLSALDGPALVRALPLWIGTVTDVAELLPPVPGLFDLVILDEASHSDQIRAAPALARARRALVVGDPRQLRFVSFVADVDVADTLDRHGLDDRLDVRRVSAFDLAAASAAVTWLDEHFRCVPQLIEFSARRFYADRFAVATRHPANESIDVIAVRQVVSAATVDGVNQAEVTATVDVVRELADSGRSQISVVTPFRAQADALEAALVKEFPVERIEELGLRVGTVHAIQGGEAETVVASFAVTAADPPARLRFLADPHLFNVLITRARRQLVVVTSLTAPDGLVGQFLQYARRPPPAVPSGGAVATVGVSGWVGQLGARLADLDGPVRFDYPVGRWTVDICLGVGAQAVGLICGVHPDGPQAHLARQRALRRAGWTLVDALASRWNGDPVRAALEILAR
- a CDS encoding penicillin-binding transpeptidase domain-containing protein: MADRSDPPRRDPRGSRRGGVGEPGPIGGIADARAYTPRGRTVRETAEQRRTGRAERSRDPFRPALQVLDGGRATSGRPPDRTGPADPGDPGTGPGTGPRRDPDRRTTPRRDVDPDRRARRGADPDRAARRGADPDRAARRGADSDRRRSTTGRAGSAGRSRQASSGSARRAPGPARQGTRGRPRRPATLPRLADPRRRLRLGTFLTLTMFVVIGIRLIVLQVVDAPAYADGGVWDRVGSPVVVPAPRGSIYDRTGAVLAHSVAARFVYSDPGLVEDPQATAEALSPLLGIPRSTLLDRLVPQTREDGQESRFEFLARGVDVELADQVMDLELAGIGVDYDERREVPGNDLAANLLGFVGLDMNGLEGLEARYDEVLRGVNGQRIAEQGNRDLRLAEIPGGYRQETEPQPGSSLVLTIDRDLQYEVQRILSATLEQCTVSVAAAVVLDPHTGEVLAQASEPTYNAADAWSSDPSDRQDIATTFTAEPGSVHKPLVLAAALEEGLIGPDTTLDLGPTIRKGDTTFRDTRPIEAGVATSLAGMLAYSSNVGTIKIADQLGPERLHAYQQAFGLGSPTGVGLPGEASGRVLPLDEWSASSYGSVPLGHSVDATPLQMAAAYAAIANDGVYVPPRLVREIVDEHGQRTPTEAPTARRVLGADNAAALRAIMEGVTTIPGATGTAAAVPGYRVAGKTGTGRRIVNGSVAPGEVTSFIGMAPADDPRYVIAVVSHTPGGGCGDVAAPAFRDMMRFTLLHYRVPPSGTEPPEFVVHP
- the mraZ gene encoding division/cell wall cluster transcriptional repressor MraZ; amino-acid sequence: MFLGTHTPRLDEKGRLILPAKFRDELAGGVVITKGQERCLYVFPTPEFQRIAEQLREQPMTHKAARAYSRVFFASAHDEVPDKQGRVTIPAHLREYAGLGRDLVVIGASSRVEIWDKQAWETYLSDSEDDFADIEEGVLPGGL